GTAGAAGTCAAGAAGTTGACTGACATGGGAGCCTCTGAGACCTGCTGTGAGACATCTGAGGGCTGAGCGATGGCTGCTAGGGGTCGAGACTCCAAGAGTGTGACAACATGGTTGAGGCGATCTAGGATGGTCAAGCTGGCTGGGTCGAAACTGTTTGTGAGTATCAGCAAAATGTAACCACTTTAATAAGAATCCAGAAACACTGACGTCGAATAGTCCGAGGTTTCAGGACCAGGGTATATGCATTGTGCTCCATTCTTGGAACAGAAACCACACGCCGGCCGAACATTATCACACTTTGTCTTTCTCAACCGACAGCTCTGACATGCCGTCACGGCGCGTTTTCGCTGATACATGGCTGCTGTGCGTGGTCTCTTGTTGCCCTGCCCCCCTGCGGCACGGGACTGGGCCTGAGGCGCTTGATCTGCTCCATCTCTGTAGTTGAACATGGTGCAGTCTGGACAGGGAGATGAAGAGTCGGGGAGTAGCGGAAGAGGTTTCTCGATCTTGGGGCTTGTTCTCTGTGGGGAAAAGCCAGTTTTGCGGAGGGGAGTCATGTCTCGGGGAGTGTCGGAGATAGTTCCAAGTGCGGGGAAGTTGGAGGGTCACGAGAGCTGAAGACGAGGCCCTTGCAACTTTTAGGTGTGAACTAGGTGCGAATAGCTTCATGTTGTGGCTGAAATTGTGATTGATGGGTTTTGACAAGTCAGCTGAAGCTGCCCTCAAAGAGCTAGGCAAACAATGACGACGTTTAGAAGACTGCTTGTGCTGAGTTGGTCAAGGTATTTAACACTTTATGAATATCTCGTGACCGCAACTTTAAAAGGCCTTAAGTTACAAAGAAACGCACAGAAAACACTTTAGATGCtgttaaatttatttttgtATACTCTTTGATTTAATCCTGTGGAAACTTGGCACCGCCCTGCCTCCTCACTTCATCCAAAATCTCTAGAACACGAACCGTCTCGGCCCAGGGCATGGTTTGGCTCTCAGTCCTTCCCGCCGCAATATCAACCGCCACAGAATCAGCCTCCCAGTAGAAGCCCTTGCCCGGTCGCTCAAACTCATACTTCTTTCCCTCGGTGTCTTCGTTCTTATACACTGTGAACGAAACAGGTACAGAGCCTGCGGGCCCCTCGACGATAATATAGCCGCCAGTTCCTTCAATACGGCAGAAGCCAGTAGGAGTTTTGACAGACACGTTGGACGTGAGAACTCCCTGCTTTCCATCCGGGTACAGCAGAATGATTGAAGATGCATAGTCGACGCCATCAACCAGTGTCTGAGCTGCCGCGATTTTTGGTGTTTGCGCCTTCTCACCAACTCCAGAGTCGAGATTCACAAGACCCCATGTCAAACTGTAGATGCCAATATCTAGCAAGCTTCCGGCTCCAAGGGCAGGGTTCTTAAGTCGTGATTCAGGACCCAGAGATTCGAGGTGCATGTTCATGGCAAAGTCGCAAAACACGCGTACAACATCGCCAATGACCTTTTCTTCGTGGACGAGCTTTTGAAGGGTCTTGACCAGCGGGAAGAAGCGTGTCCACATAGCTTCCATGACAAACACACCCTTTTGCTTGGCTGCCTTAAAGACTTCCCTGGCGTCTCTAGCATTAAGAGTAAAAGCCTTTTCGCAAAGAACATGCTTGCCCTGCGCAATGGCGTCAAGGCAGTTTTGTTTGTGAAAAGCATGAGGAGTTCCGATGTAGATGATGTCGACATTGGGATCCTTGTATGTCTGCTCGTAGCTACCATACACGGTAGGAGCTGGGCTTTGGTTTGGAAGATTGGTCTCGACGAACTTTGTGCCCTTTTCGACTGAAGATGATCCAATGGCCTGGATGTGGTGTGTTGCTTGGGCGTTATCCCGCTGGAGGGAGAGATCTTCCACGAACCATGACGAGATGAGGCCGGTTCCAATGATTCCCCAGCGGAGGGATGGTTTTTGTTGAGACATGATGAAAGATATGAGAGGTTTCGCAGAGTAACTTTTCAACGTCAGAGTGAACAAGGGAGAAAGGATCAAATGTATAAATAACGAGAAGATCGATGAATAATTCGACGTCGTCGGCTATATACTAGCACCACGAGTTAACGCCGACACTCCCCGATAGCTTCGAAGCTTCCCCTCATCCCCACTTCCTGTCAGTCCAGGATCGAAAGGTTACCCACAAACTACGGTTGATCTACGGATTCATGTCGGCCTAGAGGTTTGACCTTGAAATATGGTGTGTCTTTCTGATAAACTAACGGGAATTTACTTGCGATGCCGGCGGTCCGGGATTATATGGGAAGCCAAGCAAGATAAATTCGAAACTCCAGCCACAACGAAACGAAGCAGCTATCAACAACAAATGTGATTACAGAAAGGTAATTTTGCCTAGATTGTATAGTATATCCTAGGCTGTGATGCCTTGTATGATTGCAAGAAGGCTTGTTCAACTATCTCCCACACCACCGCACCCAACCATCATGCGTCCTCCAAACTACAAACACCTCCCTTAAGAAACAACCTCAAGCTGCTTGGCCCTTCCATCCTTCTCCCGAgactcttcttcatccacgCCGGACTCAACCTTGGCCAAACGATCGTGGTCGCTCTGTTTGCCTTCAAAGACTTCCCTGATTTCCTCGAGAGTGTGGCCCTTTGTCTCGGGGAAGAGGAACCAAATCACGACAAACAAAATCGCCAAGATACAGCAGAAAACAATATAGTATTTCCAAGCGATGGCCTTCATAGCAATCGGGTTAACCTGGTTGCCAACAATGAGGCCGGTGAAGGACGAAATGTAGGTGATTGAGAGACCACGGGCACGGAGGGTGTACGGATAGATCTCAACGGGATAGGCCTGGAGAAGTGGCGTCCAGGCAATGTCGTAGAACAGGTAGTAaatgaagatgaaggcaaCAACTGCCCGTCCTGTTGCCTCGTTGTGCGTGTTGACGAAATGCGAAGTAAGACCGGTCCAAACGACATACGCAGCCAGCATGCCAGCCGTGGAGACAAGGAAAAGAGTGCGACGGCCGAGACGATCAACCATGAGTGCTCCCAGGAAGGTCGACGCAAGCCAGTTGAAGATTTGAAGGAGGCCGTTGATGAGGGTCTGGTCCTTGACCTTTGTGATGccgatggtgttgagaacGAGGACGAGATAGTAGCTGACGACTCCCACGCCGTTCCACTGAGCGAACCAACCGACAATGACAGCGATGAGAGTGCGTCTGCGGTTGGCGGGTGTTCGAACCAACTCGACCCAGGAGGTGGCGGAGAGGGCTTCGGATTCTTGAGTGATGACCCTTTCGATCTCGTCCATCTCAAAGTTGACAAGAGGGGAATCGGCATCACCGCCGGCGTGGTACTCCGCGAGGACCTTGCGGGCTTCTTCCTTGCGTCCCTGAGAAACAAGCCATCTAGATGTGTTAGCTGAGTTTTAGTGGGCAGAGTATAGGACAAGGCATACCTTGGTGACTCTGGGAGAAAGTACCAGGCCAGAAGCTGAAACGCTGGCAAGGCTCCCTGTAGGAGAGATGGAATTCTCCAGCTCCAAGTCGACTGGATCTTGAATGTGCCGTATGTGCACCAAGCAGCAAATATGGAGCCAAAGTACTGCAGAGTCTAAGTATACACACGAGAAACCAGAAGATGGGATGGCTTACAAAGAAGGTATTGTATAGAGCAGTCAACTTTCCTCGTTGGGTCGGATAGGCCAGCtcagtgatgatgatgggacTGGGCTGACTGATGAAGCTGGTAAAGAAACCCAGAAACGCCCTGGCAATGATGAAGCTGTGGATATCCTTGGAGAGACCTTGGAGGATGGCAAAGGCGATGCAGGTTATAAAGCCAATGAGCATGGGCAGCTTTCGACCCCAGCGGTCGCACACATACGACACGACAAACAAGGAGACGACCTTTCCGAGAGGATAGACAGAGTTcatgaggccgaggagggctCCCTCTGGGTTGTCAAAGTATTGACGCCATTGGGGGAGGGTCTGGAGTCCGTTCATCATCGAGCCTATCAATATGTTAACAACGAAGACTCAAATATCGGTCAAGAGGTAGAGTGTACCATCGTAACCAACGGACGCGGAAGAGAACAAGGGGACCAAGAGGCATAGGTTGAGCTTCAAGATATGCCAGGTTCTGTACCACGGCTTTGGGTTTGGCGGTAGAACCTGTTTGGGATTGGTTAGATCTGGCCAACAATTTGTGCTTGAAGACTGCTCACTCGGGAGAGTTCTGAGCCGACCGCAAGTTCGACTTCTTTCTTGCTGAAGATGCCCATGTTTCCCAAAACTGaagagttttttttttgcagAAACGAAGAGAGAGCTTGAAGCTGCAAGATAGGACCTCAAAACGAAGGGATTCGTGTCTCAATTTATCACCGTCGATCTCTCACCCAAATGTACCCCAGACCAGTCCAGATCTTGCTAACCGAGAGCAACCCTTTCCTCATGACCCCATGGGGAAGAACCAACAGAGCGCACACGGTAGCAACGAACCAAGGGGGGTTCGTGAGGGGCGAGTCATTATTCCCTGTCCGCGGAGTATCGGCAACGACCTCTAGCGTCGGGGAGTGTCGGTATGCGGGGATGGTTTTGCCAAGTCGGCTGTGGGGGACGGGATTGGTGTTTGATGCAtgcgagagaagaggaaagtAGTCAGCGAATTATACTGATGAATAAATGTCTAGCAATCTCGCATTTGCGAACTTGCTTCTTTCCAAATCATATCTGCATCGAAGAGCCTGAAAGGTGTACTCTGGCCAATTTGATAGAATCATCGGCTCTCTTTCAAACCTCCACCAGATCCAAGTCCAGAACGCTCAGACGCAATGGGCGGCATTCCTACCCATCAGCCTGAGAGCTCACAAGGCGACTCTCGCATCCTGCGCGTTGGCATCATCGGCTGCGGGGAAATCTCCCAGGTCGCACATATTCCCAACATCAACTTTCTCTCCCACAAGTTCCAGACGACCTACCTCTGCGACATCTCCAAACAAGCGCTGGCCCACTGTGCCAGAAAGGTCCAAGGAGGCACGCCAAAGACAACCATCGACCCCTCGGAGTTGTGCTCTTCTCCAGATGTTGATGTGGTCTTGATCGCCAACGCAGACGCGTATCATGTCGAACACGGCATCATCGCTCTTCAGAATGACAAGTACTGTCTCATCGAGAAGCCAGCAGCCCTCTGCTTCAGAGACTTGGACAGACTCGTCCAAGCTGAGAGCACCTCAAAGGGTAAAGTGTTTGTCGGCACGATGCGCCGCTACGCAACCGCCTTTATCGACGCCGTGAAGGAAGTTGGTGGCATGCAAAACATCCAATATGCCCGCGTCAGGGATATCATTGGACCCAACTCGGTCTTTGTTGATCAGTCGGGTACCTTTCCTCAAAAGTTTAGCGACTTTACTGAGGCTGATGGCGAGGATCGGTTGAAGCATGAGACGGACATACAAGAGCAGGCTCTTGGGAAGGAATTTGACGTTCCGATCACGCCCAAATCCAAGAGGATGCTTCGTGTGCTTGGAGGGTGAGTTTCACTTATTTCTGAGATGAGAGACGAACTGCTAACAATGACTGCAGTCTTGGAACACATGATCTCTCTGCCATGCGAGAGATTCTCGGCATGCCCAAGCGCGTCGCCGGCGCTTGTCTGACCTTCCCCGGCATCTTCAACGTCCTCTTCGAATACGACGGCTTCCCCGTCTCGTACGAGTCAGGACTCAACGGCGTGCCCCAGTTCGACGCACACATCGAGGTCTACTCACAAGACAAGATTGTGCGCGTCAACTACGACTCGCCCTACGTCAAGGGTCTTCCCGTGACTTTGACGATCCGGGAAAGGATTGGTGACGATGGTTTCCAAGAGCGGGTCATTAGAAAGACGTACCAGGATCCTTACACgttggagatgctggagTTGTACGACTGTGTGATCGGAAACAAGACGCCCAAGACGAGCGCGGCCGACGCACGAAATGACATTGAGTTGTTCCGAATGATCATCAAAGCGGATGAAGGTAGATACAAGGCCGAGTCAAGCTCCTAGAAACTAAATAGATTGAAGGTGTTGGTCCTGGTTCACATCACCCTCCCACCTTGTGCGTATAAGACATTCCACCGCTGACCTCTgtcacatacgaccatacccactggagaactcgggatcccgtccgctctcccatagataagccagtgaggggcggattagtagttgggtcggtgacgaccagcgaatccccgctgttgtatgttttttgcCCTTCTCGACGATTTtctttttggtgttgaagtcCCCGTGTCGTGCAGCAATATGGCCTCTATGCCTCCGTACACAATTAAATGCATGTTTTACTTTTGCCACTGTCATAGCTGTTGCTTTTGCATGATATGAAGTTGCTTGAGCATTCCAATCAACTTGGAGGAGGCGTCTTCAGTTCTTGTAAACGGGCCCTCCACCACAACCCACCATCAAGATGGgtctcaacaccacaacAGCGTAATTGGTTTAGTGGTAAAATTCTCCGTTGCCATTCGAGtagaaaaattaataaaactatatgtaattaattattacatattaaagatttataaaagcttaaaattataataagaattaaataaaaaataaattattactttaatattaattaagtaagaaaggaaaataaaaaaaaagaataagagaGATTAAATACAAATAACACAAACAATAAGAGTGACCAAAGACAAATAGCAAATATGTGTAATATAAACCAGTGATTGACAGTTCGTTCTCGCGGTGCAGATGGATCGGTGAACCGATGAActtgggtgatgatgatggatggattgatAAATCGATAAACATAGGTGAGCAGCGATCACCTAGACTCGCGCGCCAGTTTATTGATGATGCGTTGATTGTCGATGGTAGGATTACCCTGAGCCGCTGGCATCGGCACAGGGGTGGCGATGCGTGGGTATCGACGGGTGATTACAGTTGTAAGAGCACACTCGGTCGGCATTGGTCCTTTCTTGACAAACTGTAGCAGCCCAGAGGTCTCAAGGTCAATGTTTGGGTTGGTGTACAGAGGGTAGTCCCTGTTGATATCCGTCATTCCACTTTCACGAACCCAGTCGTCGACCAAACTGGGATTCCTGCCCCTTAGGAGATGACGGCCGATGGGGATTGGACGCGGCGCCTGCTTCTCACTGGTGAACTTGTAGGCGTTGGATAATTCGGATAGTCGACGGTTATCGCGTTGCTTGAACTCGGCcttcaccttggccttgtgtTGGCGGTCTCCTCGGAAATCAGCATCGTACCACCcaatctccttcttc
This region of Fusarium falciforme chromosome 5, complete sequence genomic DNA includes:
- a CDS encoding GFO-IDH-MocA domain-containing protein, whose translation is MGGIPTHQPESSQGDSRILRVGIIGCGEISQVAHIPNINFLSHKFQTTYLCDISKQALAHCARKVQGGTPKTTIDPSELCSSPDVDVVLIANADAYHVEHGIIALQNDKYCLIEKPAALCFRDLDRLVQAESTSKGKVFVGTMRRYATAFIDAVKEVGGMQNIQYARVRDIIGPNSVFVDQSGTFPQKFSDFTEADGEDRLKHETDIQEQALGKEFDVPITPKSKRMLRVLGGLGTHDLSAMREILGMPKRVAGACLTFPGIFNVLFEYDGFPVSYESGLNGVPQFDAHIEVYSQDKIVRVNYDSPYVKGLPVTLTIRERIGDDGFQERVIRKTYQDPYTLEMLELYDCVIGNKTPKTSAADARNDIELFRMIIKADEGRYKAESSS
- a CDS encoding GFO-IDH-MocA domain-containing protein — its product is MSQQKPSLRWGIIGTGLISSWFVEDLSLQRDNAQATHHIQAIGSSSVEKGTKFVETNLPNQSPAPTVYGSYEQTYKDPNVDIIYIGTPHAFHKQNCLDAIAQGKHVLCEKAFTLNARDAREVFKAAKQKGVFVMEAMWTRFFPLVKTLQKLVHEEKVIGDVVRVFCDFAMNMHLESLGPESRLKNPALGAGSLLDIGIYSLTWGLVNLDSGVGEKAQTPKIAAAQTLVDGVDYASSIILLYPDGKQGVLTSNVSVKTPTGFCRIEGTGGYIIVEGPAGSVPVSFTVYKNEDTEGKKYEFERPGKGFYWEADSVAVDIAAGRTESQTMPWAETVRVLEILDEVRRQGGAKFPQD
- a CDS encoding MFS domain-containing protein, with protein sequence MGIFSKKEVELAVGSELSRVLPPNPKPWYRTWHILKLNLCLLVPLFSSASVGYDGSMMNGLQTLPQWRQYFDNPEGALLGLMNSVYPLGKVVSLFVVSYVCDRWGRKLPMLIGFITCIAFAILQGLSKDIHSFIIARAFLGFFTSFISQPSPIIITELAYPTQRGKLTALYNTFFYFGSIFAAWCTYGTFKIQSTWSWRIPSLLQGALPAFQLLAWYFLPESPRWLVSQGRKEEARKVLAEYHAGGDADSPLVNFEMDEIERVITQESEALSATSWVELVRTPANRRRTLIAVIVGWFAQWNGVGVVSYYLVLVLNTIGITKVKDQTLINGLLQIFNWLASTFLGALMVDRLGRRTLFLVSTAGMLAAYVVWTGLTSHFVNTHNEATGRAVVAFIFIYYLFYDIAWTPLLQAYPVEIYPYTLRARGLSITYISSFTGLIVGNQVNPIAMKAIAWKYYIVFCCILAILFVVIWFLFPETKGHTLEEIREVFEGKQSDHDRLAKVESGVDEEESREKDGRAKQLEVVS